Within the Apis cerana isolate GH-2021 linkage group LG9, AcerK_1.0, whole genome shotgun sequence genome, the region tatcattacatttctgaatgtaatatttatatactaaatTACTTGTAATTATTTCCTCATTAcagaaaatctatttaaaaatataaaaatctacaatctattgattaattaattgtttttaatatacaaatatattccaatattacccaatattaataaatatctttcaaagattcattctagaaaaaatataaaaatgtcaattaagatttaattcagatatcaaattattgataGTTTAAGTTAGATGAAATGCAGTTAAAGTGAGATGATTCCATCTTTGTCACATTGTTGTCTCATTTAATGTaaacttcaattattaaaacctTTCAAAGATGtccaatgaatttattaatactctATACACGAGTATTACTCAATGACACACATGACAGACTCTATGACAGAATGAAcatctttaatatttgcaCACGTGATAATAGAAATAGTCACCTCTTACAGATGGTAGACATATAGGCCTTATGGTATCGCTGAGAGGCACTCTTTCGTTAAGACGTAACAGGGCAATGTCGTTGTCGAAATTGAGGAAACTGAAATCACCGGTTAACACTCTCACCACGTATCTGGTTTCTGCTCCTTTCTCGGTGCACCTGTCATGCTCACCGAACGTAACCTTGATCATGAACCACATGAACCTGAAAATGGGGCTAGGAAAGTTGATCATGCTTCTCTGGAGAACTAAGTCAATGGTAATTTAAACCAGAGATTCGAAAGGTTTTGATTGgttcattatatgtataataaattgttttaaccCTCTACGAGTGGTAATTTTGTTCGTTTCTGACGTAAAAAAATTAcgtaattgatttataaatttgaataataatagttgttacgaatattaattaatttcataatcgtCGTTTTAAaggatcatttattataaaacgaagGATTGTCATAGCTGcaagtgaaaaatttataacgaagaattaaatagataatacttTGATAAATGAGCAATCGATTTTGAGCgaattgcaattaaattcttatttattacagTATCTGATTATATATGGCAAAGCAAGGaaaaaagctaaaaaaaacaaacactttaagtaatattaacaTACTATATccattatattgaattacattataattgtttgtttgttatcgattgaatttatatttctttatttactctttatttatctcatatataaatccttttaaacaaaaatgatcattatttgatatgtattattttgactgaaaagaaaaattattttctcataataattgaaaataactattattattttctatcgaaAACGACATCGATTATgagatgatttaatattacaaattatttaatatcaataaagtataaaaaaaatagaacaaattaaatttgaaaaatataaaaagttacatgtatgaatatgtaaattttattataccatTATAGAGGATTAATTGCCTGTTTTGGTTAATACTTACCCTTTGACACAATGAGCCGCTGTGAGTACATATCGATCATTTATCAATGTTCCACCACAATAGAATTTGTTCAAATATGAAAGCCTGGCCATCCATGGGAATTCATTCATACGAGTCGTTTGACCACCAACTATTCGACTTTCTTCGTTTCGCAGGCCGCAGCCTAATAGTTTGAACAGTTAAACGTGTTAGCAACCTGGTTTTCTTAACTAGGAGTCGTAGTTAACggtaacgaaaaataaaataataataacgataagtTGGCAATATTGACTATTATGTTAAAACTtagtgttaaaatattttagaacatGTAATGTTAAGTTAATGTCAatacatatgtaaaatttaatttaagattataaataatatttaaatagtaaaatagtataattcaataattattgtgtgattaatattgttataattataatagttttttagttagcaataataaatccattttaatattgaatgatattgaataatattaatttaaatgttaatcaaaagatattaaaagacaTGACAacgaatattatgaataattaaatatttagagaaaattaaaaagattatttccaaaataatgTATCATTTTGGTGTATCACATTGCTGCatcatattattcttaataagtattaattattatttttgatatcattAATGTAGTTGTACTTACTGCAGTAACATGGTCCAGGTGCTTCTACAGCATACGGTGGTTTGTTACCAAAAATACCAAAAAAGTTTTTCACCTTTTCACCGATAGTACTTGcctaaaaaaagtttattaaattcaatataaatttttaattaacaattcaatacataatacaaaagttatattttacattctcaTATAAACTGTATGTACATTaacttatttacattaatattgtttcttttaagaataaaacttAATTCATATTACGTTCTAGTTCAAATTGAGACAAAAATGATCGATAGAAAACATTCTTACAAATTCAATGATTATTccgcaattatttaataaaattattcctcaATTATTCCCAAATTATCCCTAAAACAATCTCAACGATCATcccataattaaataataatattctacaattttttgcATTGCACCTGCATCTCCTCTTACAGTACCGttgatattatgataaaaataagttttaccGCAAAGATGATCTTACTTGACAACTTGTTGAAGCCAGAGCCAGGGCCACTAGTAATCCAATGCACGGGGAGAACCTCATTTTCCGTCGATCAAATTCTGCCCGCGTTTATTATCCGTGCGTAGTTGAACACGTTCCGCAGAAAGGATTCTCTCTGTTGATGAAGGATCCGCCGCGCGGACACTGTCAGGAACGAGTTACGAACATATCCCTGGCTGGGGAGTTGCTATCGCCAGTGTCCCACGGCAACTGAGGACGACTCACTTCGAGGAAGGTGATTGCTATTCCAGAAGAGAAGGAGGACACGACTGGTCGGCGACTGGACAGTACCTGACCAGTTCGGGTTCACGTTCAGGGTCGAATTACGGGTGACTGTTATTGACCTTCATCAGGGTCACGCTAGATATCATTGcagtttcgattttttttttttatatggatttggatgcatttaaatatcttttgatattgtaatttaatttagaaatgacGTTTGAATCTTGATCACGagctaattttatatttattaataatgcactatctttttcaattgaaaatttgctATTTGATTCTcacattaatgatatatttattgtattattgtattaaataaattgtataataataataataataataataatacgtatatttttcgtGACAAATAATCGCTTAAAAAGAACTTGAAAGGAAATCTTATCGTTTTTTTAGTtcgtaaaacaattataacaatatatcacTTAATTCcgtatattctatattatttgtagtttatgaaaatatatatatatatatttttatttataatcaccTTACGACACGCCCAAAAATCAGTgccacgaatatattattcaaatttcaaggGAAAAGACATTACAACTACACATCATATTATATGCGAAACTCTTATTATACACAAATTTGTTATGCGTCATTTGTTCAACAGTAAGTATTTTGcactaatattatatctattcgaGATAGTGACTAGGCTATTATAGTCTGGTTTTTCCACTTTCGACTAAATTATGATACGCCTTCTTGACCATTTATTTTTAGTCTCGACCGTGTGGAAGGAACAAAAGTTCTTTTGGATTtcagaattcatttttatttatttgtttatttatatttttttctgatcttttataaatagttgTTGAATAACGTCACACTTGGAATATCAAGGAATGcgaaaaagagataaagagaAGGGAGCTAATTTTAATGGAtcgaaaggaaatttatttttgaatgatgagtaagtttatatatcgaatatattatattttatatgaaaaacgtAAAGCATTGAATACAAAGATTGAAACGTTACATATGCACGAATGCACATACTGTCGTCTTGGTTTTGTATTAgcttcattaatttaatcgtgGTTCGACAGAAAACCGTTACTGATCATTATTCCAAGTACGTTTGGTTGCCATTCACGCAACAAAAGGGACGATACGAGTACAGTTCGAATTATACAATACATTTTCTATATGTTGCAAATTTTTACAGATGTTACAAATGTGAAAgcaatctttatattttacagagtaaaaaaatatcaaaaagactatttattgttacatattattctacaaaataaaaaaagaaaagttcatttataatttttaatatataagatataaatgttttattgattgaaattttattttgtttttttatttgttggtattgttttttactaaattttcaaaaatttatggatttatttatagttagaTTAaagtagattattttttaatttacaacatacgactttatttacttttttttgttatgataataattactctaacgttataatttattaataaattatgtacaatgtatatatatattctaaaaataataaaatattctttacaatttgactatttatacttattgttaacataatataatctaattattctaattttttaattagatagtttttaattagcactaaatatatatacattaaattaatttgtagcagcttcttattttatatcatcatttagtcatatttttaatttacttttaatttacatttaatttacttttctaatatatatttgactaattaataaaattataataatttttaataattataaaataataaataatttctattttgtgttgacttttataattatattttatcaaatgataaaatcagAACACTCTCAATATAACAattggattaataaaaaatttgatggaattattatataaaatattgtcattaaattaaattagtacTAGaagattttccattttatagatttttttatggaaatattattttgaacaatcgatcgattctttttaatttgtacatatacatCCTTGTTTCATATTTGTGTTAATCCAATTCAGGTACCTAGATACTCTTGTGTAAACTCCAGGATATCCTGGTCTTCCGCAGCCAACACCCCAAGAAACTATTCctatattcaaaagaaataaaaattaaaaataataataatacaatattcttataaaaatattatgatttttaaaaataaaaatttgttattcttttacatttcaaaaatataaatatttattaattttcaatagtttaaaaattactattttacaattatttaatatttaaaaatttatttatttctttaatatttatttaatcagtaCATCAGTTTTTAATCTAcacattaatttgtattttatttaattatttttttatcaagcaaaaataaacgaataaaaagaattttattcgtagaaatttaattcttcgaaTACTTGATAACTTGAAAGTAAACATGTgattaaacgatatttatttcttaccaACTATTTCGAGTCTATCGCCTTCCTGCACGAGAAGAGGTCCGCCACTATCACCCTGACAAGAATCTTGACTTCCTCGACCGGCGCATATCATATTATCCGTGATTCGATTAGCTCGATACTTCATTTTACGACACTGTATTAAACTTAATATGGGTACTTGAACCTCGTGGACTTGTCCAGCCAACATACCACCTTCCGATGTCCGACCCCAGCCTACTACGGTACCTTCTTTACCAGCTGGATCGCTACCTGCAAATATTTCcgctatttaaattcattttcttaaagaaaaataatatttattttttcatgaagCAAAGATcagtagatttatttttaattaattgtttttattatacccTTGAATAGGttaaatttttgtcttttttaaataaaattatttattctatagtaAGTatcaatttgtttgaaaacatgaaattaacaatatttaattttaattaatttttcatgatgCATTTTCAATtgcgataatgaaatttataaaagatttaaaattttacaaaatataagatattatttatacaaaaaaattgtaaaaatagaatttaaaaatttttcattagtatatttgaaataatatttattaattaccttTTTGAGGTAAACATATTGGTTTGACACGTTTGGAAAATTTCACAGATTTTCGAAGTTTCAGCAAAGCAACGTCATGATTATACGAATTCATGTCGAAATTTTTGTGACGAATTATCGCGCTCACTGCTCTCATTATAGCTTTTCCATCGGTATTCACGTATTGATCATAATCACCCAATACTATACGTATTTTTGAACGTTTTAACctggaaaataattcaaaatttaatatactttagtaatttaataaatttaataattccttataacaaaatattggtattatttattttacgtatatcgtatatattgtattttaattcatataatgattaaatataaatagtttgatacatatttatataatacaaggaatatatatatataatttttgattataaatgattttattactaCGATATTTacagtaaattaataaatatctcttgatttaactattttacataaaaacagAATATACAAAGAGAAATAATGGAAACTTTAAAATGCTTTCGTTGCAACATTCCCGTATTACTGCTACCTAAGCATTCTATTTActtagtaaaattaataatagtaataatagtaaaattttttcttaataaaaaattctgcagaaagaaaatgataataaattaaaattcattttaaattcattttaaataatatttaacttgacatgttaatatataataatatgttacataactgtcaattattttaatcacaattatgtatttatattcagCCATTTTGCTTAATTATCCACTgcatttactatttattttctaacaaagcattttttgattttttacgtttcatttaataattacaaattgaataatatatatatatatatataattatgtttacatgataacataaaaacataaaaaaccTTTTGTAAACTCTTGCacactaataaaatttaattttatttaccaaaCACAAAGTACAAATTGAATCAGAAAAATTacgttaaagaaaaattgaaaattgacgCAACTGATGAAAATTTCTGCGAAAGGAAAACTTACCTTCGTACACAGTGAGCGGCAGTAATAACGTAATCATTGGTAACGAGGCTGGCTCCGCAGTGGAAACGACCCTCGTACACGAGCCTCGCCACCCACGGGTATTTATTCGGGGTTGTCGGTCGTCCACCGACGATTCGATCCTCCTGATTCGATATACCGCATTCTGAAAGCAATTCCTCCGTCATTGTTGCCCGTTACGTGACATCGTCGCTAGAGGAGCCGGAAGCACTCAACGACGCTTTCTACCGTGGACTGTTACATCGGTAGCTAGCGCGCAATCATACGTATTGACTGACGTTATTACACTTGGCCGACGTGGTCAAGTGTAAATTCCGTCACGTGATGTAATAAGTTTGCAAAGTCGTATGGGGGGAAAGTGATTTTTCGATCGCACTTTCGTTCCACGCtgtggaagagaaagagaaacgggTAAAACGCGATGGAAACTAGTtcgtggatttttttttcttttttttttttttctatcccaCCATCAAGTGGAATTAAACGCAGGTGAAAACCAGTTCGgtttatcttttcttatctTACAATTGGAACGAATCGATCTGTGCGGTTTCGAGCATTGaacttgattattttattgcacATGGTTGAACGTAAGTAGAATATGGAGCAGAATTTCCCAACTTTCTGGTTCTCTCTGAATATGACTGAATGTGTTATTAGGTTGTTGCAAGTGAAATTTTTAGTTCTGATATAAGGtttgagattaattttaatcgagaatTTGATTCgaacttttcgaaaattctataaattattaaattttacattctatGAGTttagatttgtaaaaattcgatatctcGTGTATAATAACTTTGTAATCAAGTTTGTAATGCATGGCACCGCGAGTtgaatgtttgaaatatagaatttttgaaaagttgaCAGAATTGGAAtcattgtatatgtatattatgtaaattataaatatattacgaataaaattctgCATATTTATGTAGAGTTGATGCGTTTCAAATATAGTTTGGATAATtcctgttaaaaatttatatc harbors:
- the LOC107994043 gene encoding trypsin-1-like, whose protein sequence is MFRGTISRETWTLALLLFLFAHVACLDVKLLRNNSLTTSNYGTTNSTRNRKGKFLFDELFGLDISSSLDDDDVVSRNCTCECGISNQEDRIVGGRPTTPNKYPWVARLVYEGRFHCGASLVTNDYVITAAHCVRRLKRSKIRIVLGDYDQYVNTDGKAIMRAVSAIIRHKNFDMNSYNHDVALLKLRKSVKFSKRVKPICLPQKGSDPAGKEGTVVGWGRTSEGGMLAGQVHEVQVPILSLIQCRKMKYRANRITDNMICAGRGSQDSCQGDSGGPLLVQEGDRLEIVGIVSWGVGCGRPGYPGVYTRVSRYLNWINTNMKQGCICTN